The following nucleotide sequence is from Micromonospora sp. WMMD1120.
GCGAGACGAGACGGGATCGTCTCCGCCGCAGCAGCGCCGGGGACGGTGATGGTCTGCTCGTCGAGGGCGGTCATGATCTGCGCGACGAGACGTTCACCCATGCGAGGCACGTGCGCCTCAGCGAACGAGACTAGGGTGCGGCGGGCGGTCTAGCGCAGTCCGGCCGGGTGGCGCTGCCCGCGGGGTCGTCATCGCAGCCGACGAGGACTTCCATCTCGGCCGGGGCCAGGCACCGACGTCGACCCGCCGCAGCGTGCGGGGCAGGCCACGGGCGGCGTCAGCGATGACGTGGGCGTCCCGGGCGGCCGTGCCCCTGCCAGCGGGCCCACCGTCGCCACCCGACCCGGCGACAACACCCCCCGCCTCATCCGAACGACAGGGGCAAGAAGTCATACCGGGCCGGGGGCCGGGGGTAGCTGGATCAGGGGCGGGGTAGACGCATGGCCATTGTGGGGGCCTCGGCCATCACCGAGGTGGGTGTGAACGGGGCGCCGGTCGGCAGTTCCTCGGCCCGGCCGATCTGCACCCCCGGGTACAGCTCGACCATGTCGTTCTCGCCGAGGACGCGGGACTGCTGCGGGGCCAGGGGGATGCGGTCCGCCTCCGCCATCGAGCCGGCCGGGCGGATGCCGGAGCCGTTCGTGCTGATGTCGGTCACGATGACCTCGCCGACCCGCAGCTCGAAGCGGACGTGACCCCGGCTGATCCACCGCCGGGCCTCGTCGTTGAGCCACTGCCCGAGCATGATGCCGCCGTCCTGCTCGGGAGCGCGGCCCGCCACCACCGGCTGCTCCTCGCTCAGCACGAACCGCCGCCGGACCAGGCCGCCGACCCGAACGGCGAGCACCTCGGTACGCGGGCGCGGGCCGACGTCACGCAGCCGTACGCCGTGCCGGGGGCAGGTCGGCACACCGTTGCGCAGCGCGGGCGGCGCCTGCGCGGCGGGGCTGCGGTCGGCACCTCCGGCCAGGTCGGCGAACGCGCCGCCACCACCACCGCCGCCGAACAGCGCGCAGCCCGACTCCGGGCAGCGCCAGTGCCGGGCCAGCAGCTTGACGCCGGTCGGTGACCGCGTGCCGGCCACCGGCTCGTGACCGCCACCGACGTGCGCGATGAACACCGGCCCACCCGCTCCGGGCACCGGGGCGACCACCCGACCC
It contains:
- a CDS encoding FHA domain-containing protein is translated as MRFEISKVLDAIEGRVCTDPSLARAVVDLAEIIRYQDIDGGRPASLLRLGMVIDALSRELEEDSVQVYAVVHRALLSDADLTSNERMVVRRWADDGLVEVLDNPGDRMLEVADLLGLPVLSRVRFDGLRGRFPWLVEQPGRVVAPVPGAGGPVFIAHVGGGHEPVAGTRSPTGVKLLARHWRCPESGCALFGGGGGGGAFADLAGGADRSPAAQAPPALRNGVPTCPRHGVRLRDVGPRPRTEVLAVRVGGLVRRRFVLSEEQPVVAGRAPEQDGGIMLGQWLNDEARRWISRGHVRFELRVGEVIVTDISTNGSGIRPAGSMAEADRIPLAPQQSRVLGENDMVELYPGVQIGRAEELPTGAPFTPTSVMAEAPTMAMRLPRP